A single window of Cheilinus undulatus linkage group 12, ASM1832078v1, whole genome shotgun sequence DNA harbors:
- the orai2 gene encoding protein orai-2 gives MSSELNVPMGSPAPGASERAPDGGMDYRDWVRRSYLELVSSNHHSVQALSWRKLYLSRAKLKASSRTSALLSGFAMVAMVEVQLEMQYSYPPVLLIAFSVCTTVLVAVHLFALLISTCILPNVEAVSNIHNLNSVSESPHERMHYYIELAWGFSTALGILLFLAEVVLLCWIKFLPVDSCGTKKSTTCGSTATTPSHVPQDSGWQAALASTIIMVPVGVIFVVFTIHFYRSLVRHKTERHHQEIEELHKIKVQLDGHERGLQTV, from the exons ATGAGCAGTGAGCTGAATGTGCCTATGGGCTCCCCGGCCCCGGGGGCCTCAGAGCGGGCTCCTGATGGCGGGATGGACTACAGGGACTGGGTGCGACGCAGCTACCTGGAGCTGGTCAGCTCCAATCACCATTCAGTGCAGGCCCTGTCCTGGAGGAAACTTTACTTGAGCCGAGCCAAGCTGAAGGCCTCCAGCAGGAcgtctgctctgctctctggCTTTGCAATG GTTGCTATGGTGGAGGTGCAGTTGGAGATGCAGTACAGCTACCCACCTGTGCTCCTCATCGCCTTCAGTGTTTGCACCACTGTCCTGGTGGCAGTGCACCTCTTCGCCCTACTTATCAGCACATGCATCCTCCCGAACGTGGAGGCCGTCAGCAACATCCACAACCTCAACTCCGTCAGTGAGTCTCCGCATGAGCGCATGCACTACTACATCGAGCTGGCGTGGGGTTTCTCCACAGCACTGGGCATCCTGCTGTTTCTAGCCGAGGTGGTGCTCCTCTGCTGGATCAAGTTCCTGCCCGTGGACTCCTGCGGGACCAAAAAGTCGACCACCTGTGGCTCTACAGCGACCACACCCTCACATGTGCCGCAGGACAGCGGCTGGCAGGCGGCACTGGCCTCCACTATCATCATGGTGCCGGTAGGGGTGATTTTTGTGGTGTTCACCATTCACTTCTATCGCTCACTGGTGCGCCACAAGACAGAGCGCCACCACCAGGAGATTGAGGAACTGCACAAGATTAAAGTGCAGCTTGATGGCCACGAAAGAGGCCTACAGACTGTGTGA